The Ferrimicrobium acidiphilum DSM 19497 genome window below encodes:
- a CDS encoding TA system VapC family ribonuclease toxin translates to MSVTYLLDANALIALVISDHEHHDTAVRWAAEVDAIALCPIVEGALVRFLVRVGESYTTAVGALSVLYGSPRCAFWPDSISYTAADLRHVVGHRQVTDAYLAALATSRGCLLATFDQALAEVLPNETELIQ, encoded by the coding sequence ATGAGCGTCACCTATCTGCTGGATGCCAACGCGCTGATCGCTCTCGTGATCTCCGATCACGAGCACCACGACACAGCGGTGCGATGGGCAGCCGAAGTCGATGCGATTGCGCTTTGTCCGATCGTGGAGGGCGCCCTTGTCCGATTCCTTGTCCGGGTGGGCGAGAGTTACACCACCGCGGTGGGAGCCTTATCAGTCCTCTACGGTTCACCGCGATGCGCTTTTTGGCCGGATTCAATCTCGTACACGGCAGCGGACCTCCGACATGTCGTTGGCCATAGGCAGGTCACCGACGCCTACCTCGCGGCACTTGCCACTAGTCGGGGTTGTCTGCTCGCAACCTTCGATCAGGCTCTCGCTGAAGTGCTTCCCAACGAGACCGAGCTGATTCAGTAA
- a CDS encoding trans-sulfuration enzyme family protein, translated as MDIFTKLQLPVVEDRLHGPNPAVSLNATYYEGQRVVYGRYSNSTWEALETLIGELEGGTAVSFASGQAAMFASSLLTAGRLVISEDTYVGSRDLADFMVKNHLAQCSYVTEALLHTPTEITGLEEGDVLMLESPSNPLLVTYDIAGIAQACHDHGALLAVDNTVATPILQNPLSLGADIVVHSATKFISGHSDVLAGLVVVADEALAERLFEVRAVVGSVMGPVEAYLCYRGAKTLGVRVKHASDSASELAGSLVTRLGQDAVRYPGFDGLLVGPGRQQSAGGALLSLILDSAERADRFVSELRVFHHATSLGGVESLAERRSKYSGEERLPSGLVRLSVGLESTADLWADIEYALAAVGV; from the coding sequence ATGGATATCTTTACAAAGTTGCAACTCCCAGTGGTGGAGGATCGTTTGCACGGTCCGAATCCGGCGGTTTCGCTCAATGCTACCTACTATGAGGGGCAGCGTGTCGTCTATGGTAGGTATTCCAACTCCACATGGGAGGCGCTCGAGACGCTGATCGGCGAACTCGAGGGTGGCACCGCGGTGTCGTTCGCCTCTGGCCAGGCGGCTATGTTTGCCTCATCGCTGTTGACCGCTGGTAGGTTGGTGATCTCGGAGGACACCTACGTGGGTTCTCGGGATCTGGCCGACTTTATGGTCAAGAACCATCTTGCGCAGTGCAGCTACGTAACAGAAGCCTTGTTGCATACGCCGACGGAGATCACCGGACTCGAAGAGGGCGATGTTCTCATGCTTGAATCACCGTCTAACCCTCTCCTCGTCACCTACGACATCGCTGGGATCGCCCAAGCCTGCCATGATCACGGTGCGCTGCTCGCGGTGGACAACACCGTCGCTACCCCAATCCTGCAGAATCCGTTGAGCCTCGGGGCTGATATCGTCGTACATTCGGCGACCAAGTTTATCTCCGGCCATTCGGATGTCCTCGCTGGGTTGGTGGTGGTCGCGGATGAGGCCCTCGCCGAACGACTCTTCGAGGTTCGCGCAGTGGTAGGGTCGGTGATGGGCCCGGTTGAGGCCTACCTGTGTTACCGCGGTGCAAAGACACTTGGAGTACGTGTAAAGCACGCATCCGATTCGGCGTCTGAGCTTGCGGGCTCGCTCGTGACTCGATTGGGCCAAGACGCCGTCCGTTATCCAGGCTTTGATGGGCTTCTTGTAGGACCTGGCCGCCAGCAGAGCGCTGGTGGAGCGCTGTTGTCGCTCATTCTCGATTCGGCTGAGCGAGCTGATCGATTCGTGAGCGAGCTACGCGTATTCCATCATGCAACCTCGCTAGGAGGAGTGGAGAGCCTTGCCGAGCGGCGTTCGAAGTACAGTGGCGAGGAGCGGCTCCCGAGTGGACTCGTTCGGCTTAGCGTAGGGCTTGAGTCGACCGCCGACCTTTGGGCCGATATCGAATACGCACTAGCTGCTGTCGGCGTCTAG
- a CDS encoding DUF2469 family protein has product MSSEDLERFETEVELALYQEYKAVLPLFKFVVETERRFYLANEVQVEPKQQEGVNFVDVVLEDAWVWDMYRPVRFVERVRVISFKDVNIEEISKPTS; this is encoded by the coding sequence ATGAGCTCCGAGGATCTCGAGCGCTTTGAGACCGAGGTAGAGCTTGCTCTCTACCAGGAATATAAGGCAGTGCTTCCCCTGTTTAAGTTCGTAGTAGAGACGGAGCGCCGTTTTTACTTGGCGAATGAAGTGCAGGTCGAGCCGAAGCAGCAAGAGGGTGTCAATTTTGTCGATGTAGTACTCGAAGACGCATGGGTATGGGATATGTATCGCCCAGTCCGATTCGTCGAGAGAGTGCGAGTCATCTCGTTCAAAGATGTCAATATCGAGGAAATTTCGAAACCCACTTCCTAG
- the rplS gene encoding 50S ribosomal protein L19, translating to MKPTDMLDQESLKTDIPDFAPGDTLKIHVRVVEGSRERIQVFQGAVIARNGSGLGETFTVRKVSFSVGVERIFPIHSPIIAKIEVITRGDVRRAKLYYLRDRIGKKAKIKEKR from the coding sequence ATGAAGCCGACCGACATGCTAGACCAGGAGTCCTTGAAGACGGACATCCCTGACTTCGCCCCAGGCGATACCCTCAAGATCCACGTTCGTGTCGTTGAGGGCTCCAGAGAACGTATCCAGGTCTTCCAGGGTGCTGTCATTGCCAGGAACGGGTCTGGTCTCGGAGAGACCTTTACGGTTCGCAAGGTCAGCTTCAGTGTTGGTGTCGAGCGCATCTTCCCGATTCACTCCCCGATAATCGCAAAGATCGAGGTCATCACTCGCGGTGACGTACGACGTGCCAAGCTATATTACTTGCGTGATCGAATTGGTAAGAAGGCAAAGATCAAAGAGAAGCGATGA
- the trmD gene encoding tRNA (guanosine(37)-N1)-methyltransferase TrmD produces the protein MRVTVMTIFPQMIEQYLTSSLLARARERELLTVDVVDLRAYTDDPRRSIDDAPYGGGPGMLMMPEPVLRVLAEEPRIVQPVIGLSPIGSTFSQADAEELSTLEGFTLICGRYEGFDARIEQRCDRLLSIGDFVLAGGELAALVVVEATARLLAGVLGNEESPREESFASDRLLEYPQYTRPRVIDGREVPQVLLSGDHAEIARWRHSQRLVRTLELRPDLIQARGGISAEEVELLHRYGYDELLQTIDKERFER, from the coding sequence CTGCGGGTGACCGTAATGACCATCTTCCCACAGATGATTGAGCAGTATCTGACCTCGTCGTTGCTCGCTCGTGCTAGAGAGCGCGAGTTGTTGACTGTCGACGTTGTGGATCTGCGCGCTTATACCGATGATCCCAGGCGCTCTATTGATGACGCTCCCTATGGCGGCGGTCCAGGGATGTTGATGATGCCAGAGCCGGTACTGCGCGTGCTGGCGGAGGAGCCCAGGATCGTACAACCGGTAATCGGGCTTTCCCCGATTGGATCGACGTTTAGCCAAGCCGACGCAGAGGAGTTGAGCACCTTAGAGGGGTTCACATTGATCTGTGGACGCTACGAGGGTTTCGATGCTCGCATCGAACAACGCTGTGATCGTCTGCTTTCGATCGGTGATTTTGTCCTCGCCGGCGGTGAGTTGGCAGCTCTAGTCGTCGTCGAGGCGACGGCACGGTTGCTCGCTGGGGTACTTGGTAATGAGGAGAGTCCGAGAGAGGAGTCCTTCGCCTCCGATCGACTGCTTGAGTATCCTCAATACACCCGTCCGCGAGTGATTGATGGCCGCGAGGTTCCCCAGGTGCTTCTTTCGGGGGACCATGCGGAGATCGCACGTTGGCGACACTCGCAACGACTGGTGCGTACGCTGGAGCTACGCCCAGACCTGATTCAGGCTCGTGGTGGGATCTCGGCCGAAGAGGTCGAGCTACTTCATCGCTACGGGTATGATGAACTGTTGCAAACTATTGACAAGGAGCGTTTCGAGCGATGA
- a CDS encoding ribosome maturation factor RimM: protein MVDHDETTDHVGKVEVAQLGRSHGLAGELYLRPLSDVPDRVRPGLTLTTKLGQQVTVAGLRPIGDRLLVRLEGVYSMEDAKRFSGMTLYAEPLDEPPVTLVGQLIGKLLVDQHSVDHGRVVAVQANPASELMVLENEALVPTLFIVEVLDDRVVIDAPEGLFEL from the coding sequence GTGGTGGACCACGACGAGACGACCGACCACGTCGGCAAGGTTGAGGTAGCTCAGCTCGGACGAAGCCATGGATTGGCCGGCGAGCTCTACCTACGACCATTAAGTGATGTCCCTGATCGGGTTCGACCAGGGCTTACGCTCACTACAAAACTCGGCCAGCAGGTGACTGTAGCAGGGCTGCGTCCAATCGGAGATCGATTGTTGGTCAGGCTTGAGGGCGTCTACTCAATGGAAGACGCGAAGCGCTTCTCAGGGATGACGCTATATGCAGAGCCACTAGATGAACCCCCTGTCACCCTGGTGGGCCAGCTCATCGGGAAGTTGCTCGTCGATCAACACTCGGTCGATCATGGACGGGTAGTGGCGGTTCAGGCGAACCCTGCGAGCGAACTGATGGTACTCGAGAACGAGGCGCTTGTTCCCACACTCTTTATCGTCGAGGTTCTCGATGATCGCGTAGTGATCGACGCCCCCGAAGGATTGTTCGAACTATGA
- a CDS encoding KH domain-containing protein has translation MSEYEETSDENQVSDGVESDADDAEVNAPEVDESTGSVSQSGEHISSLVGYLSRSLVRGGKDQITVRHATGAHDGEIKVTVTVPQGELGKVIGRGGRTATAIRTIVGAAAQRSGLSAQVEFSDGRPGGGRGRPSRGGNGGGRRGGPRRDDRPRRQG, from the coding sequence GTGAGTGAGTACGAAGAGACATCTGATGAGAACCAGGTCAGCGACGGAGTAGAGTCCGACGCAGACGACGCTGAAGTGAACGCTCCGGAGGTTGACGAGTCCACTGGATCGGTCAGCCAGTCCGGTGAGCACATTAGCTCGTTGGTTGGCTATCTTTCGCGCTCGCTCGTACGTGGTGGCAAGGACCAGATCACGGTTCGTCACGCCACCGGAGCTCATGACGGTGAGATCAAGGTAACCGTTACCGTCCCACAAGGTGAGCTCGGCAAGGTTATTGGCCGCGGCGGAAGAACGGCTACTGCGATTCGCACCATCGTTGGAGCTGCTGCTCAACGTTCTGGTTTGAGTGCGCAGGTTGAATTCTCCGATGGTCGCCCTGGCGGCGGGCGTGGACGCCCATCGCGCGGCGGCAATGGTGGTGGTAGGCGTGGTGGACCACGACGAGACGACCGACCACGTCGGCAAGGTTGA
- the rpsP gene encoding 30S ribosomal protein S16 — MAVKLRLARTGKKKQPHYRIVVADSRVARDGRFLEIIGWYSPRNEPSKFHVDVDAAKRWIDKGATATERVSKLLELAGKEGEQ, encoded by the coding sequence GTGGCAGTCAAGTTGCGCCTAGCTCGCACCGGTAAGAAGAAGCAACCGCATTATCGCATCGTTGTCGCTGATTCCAGAGTCGCTCGCGATGGTCGGTTTCTCGAGATTATCGGTTGGTACTCTCCGCGAAACGAGCCGTCCAAGTTCCACGTCGATGTCGACGCCGCCAAGCGCTGGATCGATAAGGGTGCAACCGCTACCGAGCGGGTCTCAAAGCTTCTAGAGCTGGCAGGTAAAGAGGGTGAGCAGTGA
- the ffh gene encoding signal recognition particle protein, with protein sequence MFETLGERLEGALSRIRGKTRLTQADVDEALAEIRRALLEADVNIGVVNLISERVGVAAVGAMASPSLTPGQQVVKAVHNELIDVLGQDTYRIRFASTPPTILLLAGLQGSGKTTAAAKLALLLRRQGRSPYLIAADLARPGAVRQLEILGEQAGVPVFSEPTTPVEVATKGVAEARRLARDVVIIDTAGRLAIDDALMNEVSEIQKATQAHLRFLVVDAMIGQDAVVTARAFDERLELSAVILTKLDGDARGGAALSVKEVVGKPIAFASVGEKLEDFEPFYPDRMASRILGMGDVLSLIERAQDTMDEDVAKKGADRLRTGHFDLEDFLEQLRQVRKMGPLKGVLSMLPGVPKELKNQDIDEGEISRIEAIVSSMTKAERKNPSIIDVSRRARIASGSGTTQLQVNTLLKQFRDMNKMMRQMGVGPPSATRSRAKSKRKKRR encoded by the coding sequence ATGTTTGAGACACTTGGAGAACGCCTCGAAGGCGCGCTGTCGCGGATACGCGGCAAGACTCGGCTTACCCAGGCTGATGTTGACGAAGCTCTAGCCGAGATTCGGCGTGCCCTACTCGAGGCTGACGTCAATATCGGTGTCGTTAACCTGATCAGCGAACGGGTTGGGGTCGCGGCCGTCGGTGCTATGGCCTCACCTTCTTTGACCCCTGGACAACAGGTGGTCAAGGCGGTTCATAATGAACTCATCGATGTGTTGGGACAGGATACCTACCGTATCCGGTTCGCCTCCACTCCACCGACGATCTTGCTGTTGGCAGGTCTTCAAGGTTCGGGTAAGACGACGGCGGCGGCCAAACTCGCTCTGCTGCTTCGGCGCCAAGGCCGGTCCCCGTACCTGATCGCCGCTGACCTTGCACGTCCAGGTGCAGTGCGTCAGCTTGAGATCCTCGGCGAACAGGCGGGTGTACCTGTCTTTAGTGAACCGACTACTCCGGTCGAGGTAGCAACCAAGGGCGTCGCCGAGGCAAGACGGCTCGCTAGAGATGTGGTGATCATCGATACCGCTGGCCGGCTGGCTATTGATGATGCGCTCATGAATGAGGTCAGTGAGATCCAAAAGGCTACGCAGGCGCACCTCCGGTTCCTGGTCGTGGATGCGATGATTGGCCAAGATGCTGTTGTGACCGCCCGCGCCTTTGATGAACGTCTTGAGCTCTCTGCGGTTATCCTCACCAAGCTCGATGGCGATGCCCGTGGTGGTGCCGCGCTATCGGTGAAGGAGGTGGTAGGCAAGCCGATCGCCTTCGCCTCCGTTGGCGAGAAGCTTGAGGATTTTGAACCCTTCTATCCCGATCGGATGGCATCGCGGATACTCGGGATGGGGGATGTCTTAAGCCTTATCGAGCGGGCCCAAGACACCATGGATGAGGATGTCGCCAAGAAGGGTGCAGATCGCCTTCGAACTGGGCATTTCGATCTCGAGGATTTTCTCGAGCAGCTTCGACAGGTTCGCAAGATGGGGCCTTTAAAGGGTGTCTTGTCGATGTTGCCTGGGGTTCCAAAGGAGCTCAAGAACCAAGATATCGATGAGGGTGAGATAAGTCGGATCGAGGCGATCGTCTCCTCGATGACCAAGGCGGAGCGTAAAAACCCTTCTATCATCGATGTCTCCCGGCGGGCGCGGATCGCATCTGGATCAGGCACCACCCAGTTACAGGTCAATACGTTGCTCAAGCAGTTCCGCGATATGAATAAGATGATGCGTCAGATGGGAGTTGGTCCGCCATCGGCGACGCGTAGTCGCGCGAAGAGCAAGCGTAAGAAGCGCAGGTAG
- the ftsY gene encoding signal recognition particle-docking protein FtsY, with the protein MESLLIVVVLFVILGFGLALVRTRAGANRQRIDKGKTSAIDGNSAPEVEERPSDQHSSTAVTDSLAPEAPADEDRLAEEEEDARETPDRVPTAPTQPVSMTSSLTRSRGPFATLFSRLRSSDAGIEAGEWTRLEETLILSDMGPGLAAELVTDLKGKLGKSPTALALRQELTELLESKFLQESRELQFSVTTKPSVILVVGVNGTGKTTTIGKVASLLTSSGRSVMIAAGDTFRAAATEQVGVWASLTGVEVVSGQSGADPASVIFDAIEHARAVGSDVVLCDTAGRLQTKTNLMEELKKIRRVAAKSSGEVTEVLLVIDATTGQNGLRQAEVFHGAAEVTGIVLTKLDGSAKGGVALAIESQFGIPIKLVGLGEGLLDLAPFDPQAFVGALIGEESDV; encoded by the coding sequence ATGGAATCATTGCTTATAGTTGTTGTCCTCTTTGTCATTCTTGGTTTTGGGCTGGCGCTCGTACGCACCCGTGCTGGCGCGAATCGACAGCGAATTGACAAGGGTAAAACGAGCGCGATTGATGGTAATAGCGCTCCTGAGGTAGAGGAACGACCCTCCGATCAGCACAGCTCAACGGCTGTTACCGACTCACTAGCGCCCGAGGCCCCAGCCGATGAGGATCGACTCGCCGAAGAGGAGGAGGATGCTCGCGAGACTCCTGATCGCGTCCCCACTGCACCTACGCAACCCGTCTCGATGACATCCTCTCTAACCCGTTCGCGTGGTCCGTTCGCCACTCTGTTCTCGCGTCTACGTTCGAGCGATGCCGGTATCGAAGCTGGCGAGTGGACTCGCCTCGAGGAGACGTTGATACTCTCTGACATGGGTCCTGGCCTGGCGGCTGAACTCGTGACCGATCTTAAGGGTAAGCTCGGCAAAAGTCCGACAGCGCTCGCGCTGCGGCAGGAGTTAACGGAGTTGTTGGAGTCCAAGTTTTTACAGGAATCTAGGGAGCTTCAGTTCTCTGTTACTACAAAGCCAAGTGTGATCTTGGTAGTCGGCGTGAATGGTACTGGCAAGACGACCACCATAGGCAAGGTCGCGAGCCTGCTCACATCCTCAGGGCGTTCGGTGATGATCGCCGCAGGCGATACCTTCCGAGCGGCGGCCACCGAGCAGGTGGGAGTCTGGGCGTCGCTGACCGGGGTCGAGGTAGTGTCGGGCCAGTCCGGCGCCGATCCGGCCTCGGTGATCTTCGATGCTATCGAGCATGCTCGAGCTGTCGGGAGTGACGTGGTTCTATGTGACACCGCCGGTCGTCTACAGACCAAGACCAACCTGATGGAGGAGTTGAAGAAGATCCGTAGGGTTGCGGCAAAGTCTTCTGGGGAGGTCACCGAGGTGCTACTGGTGATAGACGCGACTACCGGACAGAATGGACTACGCCAGGCTGAAGTATTCCATGGTGCAGCCGAGGTGACCGGCATAGTGCTGACCAAGCTTGACGGGAGTGCCAAGGGTGGGGTAGCACTCGCTATCGAGTCCCAGTTTGGTATCCCGATTAAGCTGGTGGGGCTTGGAGAGGGGCTCTTGGATCTGGCCCCGTTCGATCCGCAGGCCTTTGTTGGGGCACTGATAGGAGAAGAGTCGGATGTTTGA
- a CDS encoding DUF6036 family nucleotidyltransferase, whose product MSEDIYFDREQVVELLNELSVALEARNTKAEIFLVGGSAMSLCYSPRRLTRDLDAVFEPKTIVYQIAREIADTRGIPESWLNDGVKGFLPGDDPEANVFFESEWLTVRVASPRYLFLLKAFASRIGGDEDDLKALWPLTGFNNVAEAMTALEEAYPHVQLPPRSKFLLFELFSPPVPPR is encoded by the coding sequence ATGTCTGAAGATATCTATTTCGATCGGGAACAAGTTGTAGAACTGCTCAACGAATTGTCGGTTGCGCTCGAAGCACGGAACACGAAAGCGGAGATATTCTTGGTGGGAGGCTCCGCCATGAGCTTGTGTTATTCACCGCGACGACTGACACGCGATCTTGATGCGGTCTTCGAGCCAAAGACAATTGTCTACCAAATTGCGAGAGAGATCGCCGACACTCGTGGAATCCCGGAGTCGTGGCTCAATGATGGTGTCAAGGGGTTTCTTCCTGGTGATGACCCTGAAGCTAATGTTTTCTTTGAGAGTGAATGGTTAACCGTTCGAGTCGCGTCTCCGCGATACCTATTCTTGCTCAAGGCATTCGCCAGCCGGATCGGAGGCGATGAAGATGATCTAAAGGCCCTCTGGCCTCTTACTGGATTCAACAACGTTGCAGAGGCTATGACAGCGCTAGAAGAGGCATACCCGCACGTCCAACTACCTCCGCGCTCTAAATTCTTACTTTTCGAGTTGTTCAGCCCTCCTGTGCCTCCGCGTTAG
- a CDS encoding zinc ribbon domain-containing protein yields MWSHRTEEPQEPSIFCCQACGYTDNADVNAAKNIIAARLAVTGRGGTSHANKHSDPVKRQPAETA; encoded by the coding sequence GTGTGGTCACACAGAACAGAAGAACCGCAAGAACCAAGCATCTTCTGTTGCCAAGCGTGTGGCTACACCGATAACGCAGACGTGAATGCAGCTAAGAATATCATTGCCGCAAGGCTTGCGGTCACAGGACGTGGAGGGACATCGCACGCGAACAAGCACAGCGACCCAGTAAAGCGTCAACCAGCCGAAACTGCGTGA
- a CDS encoding RNA-guided endonuclease InsQ/TnpB family protein: MSIRERLYPREQELPVLARHCSDARSVWNIALEQRNSWRRERSQKITYHTQAHELAEARKETWLKEGSAAVQQQALRDLNQAFQNWWKRPDHFGRPTWRKAGVNEGFAVRDLSVRRINRKWGQVFVPKCGWVKFRVTREWSDIETASSARVTSDRSGRWFVSFTRLAPQMERQSTGSVVGIDMGIAITVATSEGKSLKAPKLLTKGQRQRRRRLQRKLARQVKGSNRYKATKLAIAKLAAKEVDRRKDWIEKTTTDLVRDYDLISLEALKIKNMTKSAKGTKDKPGKNVKAKSGLNRSILEQGWGLFRQRLTDKAINAITPVEIIAINPAYTSLRCSKCGHTEQKNRKNQASSVAKRVATPITQT; encoded by the coding sequence ATGAGCATTCGTGAGCGACTATACCCAAGAGAACAGGAATTGCCTGTTCTTGCGCGTCACTGCTCAGATGCTCGCTCTGTATGGAATATCGCTCTCGAACAGCGCAACTCATGGAGACGCGAACGGTCACAAAAGATTACCTATCACACCCAAGCTCACGAACTAGCCGAAGCTCGTAAAGAGACATGGCTTAAGGAAGGTTCCGCCGCAGTTCAGCAGCAAGCTCTTCGGGACCTAAACCAGGCGTTTCAAAACTGGTGGAAGAGACCAGACCACTTTGGACGTCCGACTTGGCGCAAGGCTGGTGTAAACGAAGGTTTTGCTGTACGAGATCTGTCTGTTAGGCGTATTAATCGTAAATGGGGTCAGGTATTCGTTCCTAAGTGCGGGTGGGTCAAATTCCGCGTCACTCGCGAATGGAGCGACATCGAAACTGCATCATCTGCCCGCGTCACCTCAGATCGTTCTGGTAGATGGTTTGTTAGTTTCACACGTCTAGCTCCACAGATGGAGCGCCAATCAACAGGGTCCGTCGTCGGTATAGATATGGGCATCGCGATTACGGTTGCTACATCGGAAGGCAAATCCCTGAAAGCACCGAAGTTGCTGACTAAAGGACAGCGCCAACGCAGGAGGCGCTTACAGAGAAAACTCGCCAGACAAGTCAAAGGCTCCAACCGCTACAAGGCAACCAAGCTAGCCATAGCTAAGCTCGCAGCCAAAGAAGTAGACCGACGTAAGGACTGGATCGAAAAGACCACAACCGATCTGGTGCGCGACTACGACTTAATCTCACTAGAGGCACTAAAGATCAAAAACATGACCAAGTCAGCCAAAGGAACGAAAGACAAGCCTGGCAAGAACGTTAAGGCAAAGTCCGGACTTAACAGGTCAATTCTTGAACAGGGCTGGGGCTTGTTCCGCCAACGGCTTACTGACAAAGCTATCAATGCCATAACACCAGTAGAAATCATCGCTATCAACCCCGCATACACGAGCCTACGTTGTTCTAAGTGTGGTCACACAGAACAGAAGAACCGCAAGAACCAAGCATCTTCTGTTGCCAAGCGTGTGGCTACACCGATAACGCAGACGTGA
- a CDS encoding DEAD/DEAH box helicase: protein MLSDVVALILASEGCCTIDELGEALSRSLVSAQPTHDALLAVLGDEDLFEPCAVGSEAWSLTGHCPHRSHAIPADASLDLEGFPSMFGWQREALEAWHAAGSRGLIEAVTGAGKSLVALHAIREIVAQGGRALVVVPTIELEGQWLFQLQAAFAGQHVVAALRDRTRRIYSEPEIVVSVMNSARDANFAVRHGADLLVVDEVHRCATPANIRILDERFGYRLGISATIARPDSGHLRYLVPYFGPVIYRYSHDMAVRDEVVAPFRLSLVPVTMSDDERTIYDDISGVIGGLIRAFMAQFGRPIPRDDFLPILIKATGGAYSTRSPGIEDTALKLQQTLFQRRSFLDGLSSKFAVLGQLATLIHEARRCLVFSQSIASAEMAASTLLQHRVRAAFLHSGVGNVLRREQLERFGRGEVEALVAPRLLDEGIDIPEVGLAIIATASGSERQLIQRLGRILRRKPDGGVAQLVVLFARGTVEDPACGALGQLLPRLMAAAKSVDVITPWTLTKHDRKPRL, encoded by the coding sequence ATGCTCTCGGATGTCGTCGCACTGATCCTGGCTAGCGAGGGATGCTGTACCATCGATGAACTTGGTGAGGCGCTCTCTAGATCACTCGTGTCAGCGCAACCCACGCACGATGCGCTCCTCGCGGTGCTTGGGGATGAGGATCTGTTTGAACCCTGCGCAGTTGGCTCAGAGGCGTGGTCACTTACTGGCCATTGTCCGCATCGCTCCCATGCGATACCAGCAGACGCATCGCTCGACCTCGAGGGATTCCCCTCGATGTTCGGTTGGCAGCGTGAAGCGTTGGAGGCATGGCACGCGGCTGGTTCGCGTGGTCTGATCGAAGCCGTCACCGGAGCGGGGAAGAGTTTGGTGGCGCTGCACGCGATCCGAGAGATCGTCGCTCAAGGTGGGCGCGCCCTCGTCGTCGTTCCAACCATTGAACTTGAGGGACAATGGCTGTTCCAACTCCAGGCGGCTTTTGCAGGGCAACATGTCGTTGCGGCCCTACGTGATCGGACTCGACGGATCTATAGCGAACCGGAGATCGTGGTTTCCGTGATGAACTCTGCCAGAGACGCAAACTTTGCCGTTCGTCATGGAGCGGACCTCTTGGTTGTAGATGAGGTTCACCGCTGTGCAACGCCTGCCAATATTCGGATTCTCGATGAACGCTTTGGCTATCGTCTCGGGATAAGCGCCACCATCGCACGACCCGACAGTGGGCATCTTCGCTACTTGGTTCCTTACTTTGGCCCAGTGATCTACCGCTACTCTCACGATATGGCTGTCCGTGATGAGGTTGTCGCTCCCTTTCGCCTCTCCCTCGTGCCGGTCACCATGTCCGATGATGAGCGCACGATCTATGATGATATCAGTGGGGTGATCGGAGGCTTGATTCGAGCGTTCATGGCCCAGTTTGGTCGTCCGATCCCACGGGATGATTTTCTACCCATACTCATCAAGGCCACCGGTGGCGCTTATAGTACCAGGTCGCCTGGGATCGAAGACACCGCTCTGAAGTTACAACAAACACTGTTTCAACGGAGGAGCTTTCTCGATGGACTATCCTCCAAGTTTGCAGTTCTAGGGCAGCTCGCGACCCTGATTCATGAGGCCCGGCGTTGCCTTGTCTTCAGCCAGAGCATCGCTTCGGCCGAGATGGCAGCAAGCACACTTCTCCAACATAGGGTGAGGGCTGCATTCTTACACTCAGGAGTTGGTAACGTGCTCCGACGCGAGCAGCTGGAGCGGTTTGGACGCGGTGAAGTCGAGGCATTGGTGGCGCCTCGCTTGCTCGACGAAGGAATCGACATCCCTGAGGTAGGTTTGGCGATCATCGCGACCGCATCGGGTTCAGAGCGTCAGCTCATCCAGCGGCTTGGTCGGATCCTTCGGCGAAAACCTGACGGTGGTGTTGCGCAACTGGTGGTGCTGTTTGCGCGCGGTACTGTAGAGGATCCCGCATGTGGTGCTCTCGGACAACTGCTCCCACGGTTGATGGCGGCCGCAAAGAGTGTCGACGTTATCACTCCTTGGACATTGACCAAGCATGATCGCAAACCCCGTCTCTAA